In Rhizobium sp. WSM4643, the following are encoded in one genomic region:
- the galE gene encoding UDP-glucose 4-epimerase GalE, with amino-acid sequence MAGETVLVVGGAGYIGSHTCLDLANKGYTPVVFDNFSNGHREFVRWGPAEEGDIRDRARLDEVLAKHKPAAILHFAALIEVGESVKDPVSFYENNVIGTLTLLSAAQAAGVNAFVFSSTCATYGLPQSVPLDETHRQVPINPYGRTKYIVEQALADYDQYRSLRSVVLRYFNAAGADFEGRIGEWHQPETHAIPLAIDAALGRRQGFKVFGSDYETRDGTCVRDYIHVLDLADAHVRAVEYLLKGGQSVALNLGTGTGTTVKELLDAIEDVSNRPFPVEYIGRREGDSHTLVANNDKARDVLGWVPQYDLSEIIRSAWDWHAKSNQH; translated from the coding sequence ATGGCAGGTGAAACGGTTCTTGTCGTCGGCGGTGCCGGCTATATCGGCTCGCATACGTGCCTCGACCTGGCGAACAAGGGCTATACGCCTGTCGTCTTCGACAATTTTTCGAACGGCCATCGCGAGTTCGTCAGATGGGGGCCGGCCGAAGAGGGCGATATTCGCGATCGCGCCCGGCTGGATGAGGTGCTGGCAAAACACAAGCCGGCGGCGATCCTGCATTTCGCGGCACTGATCGAGGTCGGCGAATCGGTCAAGGATCCGGTTTCCTTCTACGAGAACAATGTGATCGGCACGTTGACGCTGCTTTCGGCGGCACAGGCCGCCGGCGTCAATGCCTTCGTCTTCTCCTCCACCTGCGCGACCTACGGCCTGCCGCAGAGCGTGCCGCTCGACGAGACGCACCGGCAGGTGCCGATCAATCCCTACGGGCGGACGAAATATATCGTCGAGCAGGCGCTTGCCGATTACGACCAGTACAGAAGCCTGCGCTCGGTGGTGCTGCGTTATTTCAATGCGGCCGGCGCCGATTTCGAGGGCCGGATCGGCGAATGGCACCAGCCGGAAACGCATGCGATACCCCTGGCGATCGACGCGGCGCTCGGCCGCCGCCAGGGTTTCAAGGTGTTCGGCAGCGATTACGAGACCCGCGACGGCACCTGCGTGCGCGACTATATCCATGTGCTGGATCTTGCCGATGCGCATGTGCGCGCCGTCGAATATCTGCTGAAGGGCGGCCAATCCGTCGCGCTCAACCTCGGCACCGGCACCGGCACGACGGTCAAGGAATTGCTCGACGCTATCGAGGATGTGTCGAACCGGCCTTTCCCGGTCGAATATATCGGCCGTCGCGAAGGCGATTCGCATACGCTGGTCGCCAATAACGACAAGGCGCGTGACGTGCTCGGCTGGGTGCCGCAGTATGATCTGTCCGAGATCATCCGCTCCGCCTGGGACTGGCATGCAAAATCCAACCAGCATTGA
- a CDS encoding ThuA domain-containing protein: MRKALIVWGGWQGHEPEQCAQIVADLLREDDFTVEVTGDLGVFGSSTLAKADLLVPIITGEKLEKEHAAALVEAVRGGLGLAGHHGALATSFKESAPFRYVSGVTWVAHPGNIIDFRVAVTRQDDPVMEGIPDFDYRSEQYYLHYDPTVEILATTTFTGAYDPAARNVVMPVVFKRHFGAGRIFYSALGHVAAEFDHPYMPLILRRGLSWAARQ, from the coding sequence ATGAGGAAGGCATTGATCGTTTGGGGCGGCTGGCAAGGCCATGAGCCGGAGCAATGCGCTCAGATTGTCGCCGATCTGCTGCGCGAGGACGATTTTACGGTCGAAGTGACCGGCGATCTCGGCGTGTTCGGATCTTCGACGCTAGCGAAAGCCGATCTGCTGGTGCCGATCATCACCGGCGAAAAGCTTGAGAAGGAACATGCCGCTGCCCTCGTCGAAGCCGTGCGCGGCGGGCTCGGGCTTGCCGGCCATCACGGCGCGCTCGCCACGTCCTTCAAGGAAAGCGCGCCTTTCCGCTATGTCTCCGGCGTCACCTGGGTCGCCCATCCCGGCAACATCATCGACTTCCGCGTCGCCGTCACCCGCCAGGACGACCCCGTCATGGAGGGCATTCCGGACTTCGACTATCGTTCGGAGCAATATTACCTCCACTATGATCCCACAGTCGAAATCCTTGCGACGACCACCTTCACCGGCGCCTACGATCCGGCAGCCCGCAATGTGGTGATGCCCGTCGTCTTCAAGCGCCATTTCGGTGCCGGCCGCATCTTCTATTCCGCCCTCGGCCATGTCGCAGCCGAATTCGACCATCCCTATATGCCCCTCATCCTACGGCGGGGCCTGAGCTGGGCCGCACGCCAGTAG